The following are from one region of the Sandaracinus amylolyticus genome:
- a CDS encoding C2 domain-containing protein: MRRVQIASLGLCLSLATACGGGGAAGSGGASGPSAGGEGSGGAVASSGGESSAGAAAGTSDDVAVLLVDVIAPHLCESLRGSFVGLPGDGGTTGPASGSDPTVGRWWIRECSASVDGDRLSLSIAGTGWTWVDRESMGFRVRQYLRFDATAAFRATMEVAYDRPHRIATIWMRPDADVTAAVTPRGLVQAEATNVMSGMLGGLLELTGSSASARAQQQVADEGSQRLRERFGSGFTVTFAMDNEQMDFMVGALARGQIPVRPYEAETGVTWSVNQRMQLWPSGLDVIGPVLDGRGPQALDLELEEGEGLIVEAICASEFERFYDQMLQGAQPTPPRGTRVMEFAQAGSAQRAVVPALGCPTLLLVTTRDGATLPSRMRVRVTPADAPTATARAQQAATGPTVGGTTGTTTTTTTTSSARPVRIQMTALTVAPQSASGSRWDMIGGEPDPYVIVVSIPGQREVQRTEAVSDRHEVPLDAWLPGAFRPEDLPLRFSVYDDDVGSDELIGVVDLNPGQIPASGGEISLELRSQDTVPHTMGTIRVRVQPVQ; the protein is encoded by the coding sequence ATGCGCAGGGTGCAGATCGCGTCGTTGGGGTTGTGTCTGTCGCTCGCCACGGCGTGCGGCGGCGGTGGGGCCGCGGGGTCGGGCGGCGCATCGGGACCAAGCGCCGGCGGCGAGGGCAGCGGGGGTGCCGTCGCGAGCAGCGGAGGCGAGAGCTCCGCGGGTGCCGCGGCGGGCACGAGCGACGACGTCGCGGTCTTGCTCGTCGACGTGATCGCGCCGCACCTCTGCGAGTCGCTGCGCGGCTCGTTCGTCGGTCTGCCCGGCGACGGCGGGACCACCGGGCCCGCGTCGGGCAGCGATCCGACGGTGGGTCGGTGGTGGATCCGCGAGTGCAGCGCGAGCGTCGACGGGGATCGTCTGAGCCTCTCGATCGCGGGCACCGGATGGACCTGGGTCGACCGCGAGTCGATGGGCTTCCGGGTGCGGCAGTACCTGCGCTTCGACGCGACCGCCGCGTTCCGCGCGACGATGGAGGTCGCCTACGATCGGCCGCACCGCATCGCGACGATCTGGATGCGTCCCGACGCCGACGTGACCGCCGCGGTGACGCCGCGCGGGCTGGTGCAGGCCGAGGCGACGAACGTGATGAGCGGCATGCTCGGCGGCCTCCTCGAGCTCACCGGCAGCTCGGCGAGCGCGCGCGCGCAGCAGCAGGTCGCGGACGAGGGGAGCCAGCGCCTTCGCGAGCGCTTCGGCAGCGGCTTCACCGTCACGTTCGCGATGGACAACGAGCAGATGGACTTCATGGTCGGCGCGCTCGCGCGCGGTCAGATCCCGGTGCGCCCCTACGAGGCCGAGACGGGCGTCACCTGGTCGGTGAACCAGCGCATGCAGCTCTGGCCGAGCGGGCTCGACGTGATCGGCCCGGTGCTCGACGGGCGCGGACCGCAGGCGCTCGACCTCGAGCTCGAAGAGGGCGAAGGGCTGATCGTCGAGGCGATCTGCGCGAGCGAGTTCGAGCGCTTCTACGATCAGATGCTGCAGGGCGCGCAGCCCACGCCGCCGCGCGGGACGCGCGTGATGGAATTCGCGCAGGCGGGCAGCGCCCAGCGCGCGGTCGTGCCGGCGCTCGGGTGCCCGACGCTGCTGCTCGTCACGACGCGCGACGGCGCCACGTTGCCCTCGCGCATGCGGGTGCGCGTGACCCCCGCCGACGCACCGACCGCGACCGCGCGCGCCCAGCAGGCCGCGACGGGCCCCACCGTCGGGGGCACGACCGGCACCACGACGACCACCACGACGACGTCGAGCGCGCGCCCCGTGCGCATCCAGATGACCGCGCTCACCGTCGCGCCCCAGAGCGCGAGCGGGAGCCGCTGGGACATGATCGGCGGCGAGCCCGATCCCTACGTGATCGTCGTGTCGATCCCCGGGCAGCGCGAGGTGCAGCGCACCGAGGCGGTGAGCGATCGCCACGAGGTGCCGCTCGACGCGTGGCTGCCCGGCGCGTTCCGGCCCGAGGATCTCCCCCTGCGCTTCTCGGTCTACGACGACGACGTCGGCAGCGACGAGCTGATCGGTGTGGTCGATCTGAATCCGGGACAGATCCCGGCGAGCGGCGGCGAGATCAGCCTCGAGCTGCGCTCGCAGGACACGGTGCCGCACACGATGGGGACCATCCGAGTGCGCGTGCAGCCGGTGCAGTGA
- a CDS encoding methyltransferase, with protein sequence MDAREEALVALGRALRGAGYRFETVTPATHARVVARPSMREARDLRGVLGWSLPFAPHVVPDAILAHLRDADALDVLDEGRLRARVRVSTLGEHLFVHSAYPTRDRDAVFFGPDTHRFAHLLVSVRRPVQRMLDLGCGTGAGGIVLAEQAREIVLSDISPRVLSHARVNVAIAGATNATIIHADLFDGIEGRFDLIAANPPYLVDDEHRTYRDGGDALGTALAARIVRESIPRLTRGGRLVLYTGVPIVDGRDVLCDVVVPALRAAGVHVERDELDPDVFGEELERDVYESVERIAAIALIATMP encoded by the coding sequence GTGGACGCACGCGAGGAGGCGCTCGTCGCGCTGGGACGCGCGCTGCGCGGCGCGGGATACCGCTTCGAGACCGTCACTCCGGCAACGCACGCGCGCGTCGTCGCGCGTCCCTCGATGCGCGAGGCGCGCGACCTGCGCGGCGTGCTCGGATGGAGCCTGCCGTTCGCGCCGCACGTCGTGCCCGACGCGATCCTCGCGCATCTCCGCGACGCGGACGCGCTCGACGTGCTCGACGAGGGAAGGCTCCGGGCGCGCGTGCGTGTGTCGACGCTGGGTGAGCACCTCTTCGTGCACTCCGCGTATCCCACGCGCGATCGCGATGCGGTGTTCTTCGGGCCCGACACCCATCGCTTCGCGCATCTCCTCGTGAGCGTGCGAAGGCCCGTGCAGCGGATGCTCGATCTCGGCTGCGGCACCGGCGCCGGCGGGATCGTGCTCGCGGAGCAGGCACGCGAGATCGTGCTCTCGGACATCAGCCCTCGCGTCCTCTCGCACGCGCGCGTGAACGTCGCGATCGCGGGCGCGACGAACGCGACGATCATCCACGCCGATCTCTTCGATGGCATCGAAGGACGCTTCGATCTGATCGCGGCGAACCCGCCGTACCTCGTCGACGACGAGCACCGCACCTATCGCGACGGTGGCGATGCGCTCGGCACCGCGCTCGCCGCGCGCATCGTGCGCGAGTCGATCCCGCGCCTCACGCGTGGTGGGCGGCTCGTGCTCTACACCGGCGTGCCGATCGTCGACGGACGCGACGTGCTGTGCGACGTGGTGGTGCCCGCGCTGCGCGCAGCGGGCGTGCACGTCGAGCGCGACGAGCTCGACCCCGACGTGTTCGGCGAGGAGCTCGAGCGCGACGTGTACGAATCCGTCGAGCGCATCGCCGCGATCGCGCTGATCGCCACGATGCCGTGA
- a CDS encoding tetratricopeptide repeat protein yields MFFGTSEDEARRLHEEALARIDARDLSGAREIARQLRAMRWSGAFEIEALAARAEGDPEGAVRVLEEGVRLAPGAWSLQLLLGTMCSESGRSDEALAALDAALRCEGVWVSSVRYNRAVARLRAGDVGGALADAESVLEDPSTPPFTLDALRVAIDALERLGRVDDAVSLVRAMGSSLAKDDRAGHAELAAFDALARARAGRGEDEVRSAIERAVEGWAMRGEVIDALALLPGEDGTARYRLTLSAPRPDDAAVEVEGYLRVVEVRARDEAHALALARALEPASVRGAIAIEDLRVVGEDPGPARVLFASGRVLFGP; encoded by the coding sequence ATGTTCTTCGGGACCAGCGAGGACGAGGCGCGACGCCTGCACGAGGAGGCGCTGGCGCGCATCGATGCGCGCGATCTCTCGGGCGCGAGGGAGATCGCGCGCCAGCTGCGCGCGATGCGGTGGTCGGGCGCGTTCGAGATCGAGGCGCTCGCGGCGCGTGCGGAGGGCGATCCCGAGGGCGCGGTGCGCGTGCTCGAAGAAGGCGTGCGCCTCGCGCCCGGCGCGTGGTCGCTGCAGCTGCTGCTCGGCACGATGTGCTCGGAGAGCGGGCGCTCCGACGAGGCGCTCGCCGCGCTCGACGCGGCACTGCGCTGCGAGGGCGTGTGGGTGAGCTCGGTGCGCTACAACCGCGCGGTCGCGCGACTGCGCGCCGGAGACGTCGGAGGCGCGCTCGCGGACGCGGAGAGCGTGCTCGAAGATCCCTCGACGCCGCCGTTCACGCTCGATGCGCTGCGGGTCGCGATCGACGCACTGGAGCGGCTCGGGCGCGTCGACGATGCGGTCTCGCTGGTGCGCGCGATGGGCTCGTCGCTCGCGAAGGACGATCGTGCGGGGCACGCAGAGCTCGCGGCGTTCGATGCGCTGGCGAGGGCGCGCGCGGGGCGCGGCGAGGACGAGGTGCGCAGCGCGATCGAGCGCGCGGTCGAAGGCTGGGCGATGCGCGGCGAGGTGATCGACGCGCTCGCGCTGCTGCCCGGCGAGGACGGGACCGCTCGCTACAGGCTGACGCTCTCCGCGCCGCGTCCGGACGACGCGGCCGTGGAGGTCGAGGGCTACCTGCGGGTCGTCGAGGTGCGCGCGCGCGACGAGGCCCACGCGCTCGCGCTCGCCCGTGCGCTCGAGCCGGCTTCGGTGCGCGGTGCGATCGCGATCGAGGACCTGCGGGTCGTCGGCGAGGATCCGGGCCCGGCGCGCGTGCTCTTCGCGAGCGGGCGCGTGCTCTTCGGGCCCTGA
- a CDS encoding 2-hydroxychromene-2-carboxylate isomerase, whose amino-acid sequence MNDRVIEFFFDVGSPYTYLAATQVTAIEGRTGVRVRHRPFLLGGVFKATGNTPPAQVASRGRWMVQDLGRWAVKYGVPFAIASRFPINTLATQRVLAAAERAGGEDAVRALALPLFRAFWVEDRDVSSPAVLAEVASACGLDGTTLVESANAPETKDLLRATTEEAVVRGAFGAPSFFVGDQLFFGNDRIAHLEDLLASH is encoded by the coding sequence ATGAACGATCGCGTGATCGAGTTCTTCTTCGACGTCGGCTCTCCCTACACGTACCTCGCGGCCACGCAGGTCACGGCCATCGAGGGGCGCACCGGCGTGCGGGTGCGGCATCGTCCGTTCCTGCTCGGCGGCGTGTTCAAGGCCACCGGCAACACGCCTCCCGCGCAGGTCGCGTCGCGCGGGCGATGGATGGTGCAGGACCTCGGTCGCTGGGCCGTGAAGTACGGCGTGCCGTTCGCGATCGCGTCGCGCTTCCCGATCAACACGCTGGCCACGCAGCGTGTCCTCGCGGCCGCGGAGCGCGCGGGAGGCGAGGACGCGGTGCGCGCGCTCGCGCTGCCGCTCTTCCGTGCGTTCTGGGTCGAGGATCGCGACGTCTCGTCGCCCGCGGTCCTCGCCGAGGTCGCGAGCGCGTGCGGCCTCGACGGAACGACGCTGGTCGAGTCGGCGAACGCGCCGGAGACGAAGGACCTGCTGCGCGCGACCACCGAGGAGGCCGTCGTTCGCGGCGCGTTCGGCGCCCCGAGCTTCTTCGTCGGCGATCAGCTCTTCTTCGGCAACGACCGGATCGCACACCTCGAGGATCTCCTCGCATCACATTGA
- a CDS encoding tetratricopeptide repeat protein yields the protein MRYVCLNCGHRWDLEEGKEDKKVRCPSCMRVTGIEKVSDAKPAASARNPWLVPGLVVVLLAAIGGGYAMWRASAPREVGEDVPERPLERDELVGHLRRLRVDARGVVDLLAADEGVEEFAERATEGRRSATEMAAGVYEAIRARASQHAFSRWSLGVPRETSMGDAGAVRAWIREDGSRRRLYPLEAAALMVAALRSRGVDAMLAETWEFPGDPSPPDPSGHFGYYVAAVYENEVGQGEPRIFDPWGGHEVAPEADDVRVMTDLEALGAALNVRAIHLLVRESDPARAIEVSRDALRLDPRSPTTRSVRGAILLASGGGSEGVAEFEAAKQIRADAPRHQLLAGVLLAQGDVEGAQRELSTALELAPEYAAARAALAAVHLGQSEPDLAREELERAQRIDPDLHTLPGLWAGYYATTGDLESAVQSARSAVERNPWDIQTRLMAARVYRQAARYDDMRREAREVMERVPSAQRGDMEQLIRRLLGPTALESPLEEEEALAEEEEAEDDYELGGTSLRLGGGAEGAPAAGRSGPSLLDEEGDLAPSQGGGEDGPLLMLGDPSRLRLGGGGEGDRLRLDLQE from the coding sequence ATGCGCTACGTCTGCCTGAACTGCGGCCACCGCTGGGATCTCGAGGAGGGCAAGGAGGACAAGAAGGTCCGCTGCCCCTCGTGCATGCGCGTCACCGGGATCGAGAAGGTGAGCGACGCGAAGCCTGCGGCCTCGGCGCGCAATCCGTGGCTCGTGCCGGGGCTCGTCGTGGTGCTGCTCGCGGCGATCGGCGGCGGCTACGCGATGTGGCGCGCGAGCGCGCCGCGCGAGGTGGGCGAGGACGTGCCGGAGCGTCCGCTCGAGCGCGACGAGCTCGTGGGTCATCTGCGCCGGCTGCGCGTCGATGCGCGCGGCGTGGTCGACCTGCTCGCGGCCGACGAAGGCGTCGAGGAATTCGCGGAGCGCGCGACCGAGGGACGTCGCAGCGCGACCGAGATGGCCGCGGGTGTGTACGAGGCGATCCGCGCGCGCGCGTCGCAGCACGCGTTCTCGCGATGGTCGCTCGGCGTCCCGCGCGAGACGTCGATGGGCGATGCGGGCGCGGTGCGCGCGTGGATCCGCGAGGACGGCTCGCGCCGTCGTCTCTATCCGCTCGAGGCCGCCGCGCTGATGGTCGCAGCGCTGCGCAGCCGCGGCGTGGACGCGATGCTCGCCGAGACGTGGGAGTTCCCCGGCGATCCGTCGCCGCCCGATCCCTCGGGGCACTTCGGGTACTACGTCGCCGCGGTCTACGAGAACGAAGTGGGGCAGGGCGAGCCGCGCATCTTCGATCCCTGGGGTGGCCACGAGGTCGCGCCCGAGGCGGACGACGTGCGCGTGATGACCGACCTCGAGGCGCTCGGTGCCGCGCTCAACGTCCGCGCGATCCACCTGCTCGTGCGCGAGAGCGATCCCGCGCGCGCGATCGAGGTCTCGCGCGACGCGCTGCGGCTCGATCCGCGCTCGCCGACCACGCGCTCGGTGCGCGGCGCGATCCTGCTCGCGTCGGGCGGCGGCAGCGAGGGCGTCGCGGAGTTCGAGGCGGCCAAGCAGATCCGCGCCGATGCCCCGCGCCATCAGCTGCTCGCGGGCGTGCTGCTCGCGCAGGGCGACGTCGAGGGCGCGCAGCGCGAGCTGAGCACCGCGCTCGAGCTCGCGCCCGAGTACGCGGCGGCGCGTGCCGCGCTCGCGGCGGTGCACCTCGGGCAGAGCGAGCCCGACCTCGCGCGCGAAGAGCTCGAGCGTGCGCAGCGCATCGATCCCGATCTGCACACGCTGCCGGGACTCTGGGCGGGCTACTACGCGACGACCGGCGACCTCGAGAGCGCGGTGCAGAGCGCGCGCTCGGCGGTCGAGCGCAACCCGTGGGACATCCAGACCCGCCTCATGGCGGCGCGCGTGTATCGCCAGGCCGCGCGCTACGACGACATGCGCCGCGAGGCGCGCGAGGTGATGGAGCGCGTGCCCTCGGCGCAGCGCGGCGACATGGAGCAGCTCATCCGCCGCCTGCTCGGCCCGACCGCGCTCGAGTCGCCGCTCGAGGAAGAAGAGGCGCTCGCGGAAGAAGAGGAAGCCGAGGACGACTACGAGCTCGGCGGCACCTCGCTGCGCCTCGGCGGCGGCGCGGAGGGTGCGCCCGCTGCGGGTCGGAGCGGGCCGAGCCTGCTCGACGAAGAAGGCGATCTCGCGCCCTCGCAGGGCGGCGGCGAAGACGGTCCCTTGCTCATGCTCGGCGATCCGTCGAGACTCCGTCTCGGGGGCGGCGGCGAAGGCGACCGACTGCGGCTCGATCTGCAGGAGTGA
- a CDS encoding YgiQ family radical SAM protein, which produces MGDFVQLRRNRHASGPARDLRSFLPTTREEMEARGWDQLDVLIVNGDAYVDHPAFGGALIGRFLEARGYRVGMIAQPRWDSPEDVLRMGAPRLFVGITAGNLDSMLNKLTAQKKVRSEDQYSPGGRTGARPNRATIVYSNLVRQAMPGVPIVIGGIEASLRRIAHFDYWSEKVRRSILLDAKADLLIFGMGERPVWEVADRLRDGARIDEIRDVRGTAYVLGKGEWEELPKSRYTRDGKVLFLPSHEEVEGEGEESKRAFAEMSRAFQHETNPGNGRRMVQPHGVQAVYYNPPAEPLDTALMDELYDLPFSRRAHWSYEEPIPAFETVKHSIVTMRGCFGGCTFCSITEHEGRVIQWRSSDSILREVRALRRMDGFRGVISDVGGPTANMYAMKCKDETIERSCRRLSCVHPGVCENLVTDHAPLVDLLRKVRKEKGIKKVFVASGVRYDLAERSPEFVEELARHHTGGQLSVAPEHVDDDVLDKMKKPGAESYEKFAEMFACASENAGKDQHLVPYYISGHPGSTLQSMIALATYLKKRGIRPRQVQDFIPTPMSMATAMYWTGLDPFTREPVYTAKDLRDKRKQKALLLYWDPQHHDLAREALIEAGRRDLIGADARALVPPAHGKGSLSIHAKKRAAGGPRPQGRVGRRGGGVPRPGAPR; this is translated from the coding sequence ATGGGCGACTTCGTCCAGCTCCGCCGGAACCGGCACGCCTCCGGGCCCGCTCGCGACCTCCGCTCGTTCCTGCCGACCACGCGCGAGGAGATGGAGGCACGCGGCTGGGACCAGCTCGACGTGCTGATCGTCAACGGCGATGCGTACGTCGATCATCCGGCGTTCGGCGGCGCGCTGATCGGTCGCTTCCTCGAGGCCCGCGGCTACCGCGTCGGGATGATCGCGCAGCCGCGCTGGGACTCTCCCGAAGACGTGCTGCGCATGGGCGCGCCGCGTCTCTTCGTCGGCATCACCGCGGGCAACCTCGACTCGATGCTGAACAAGCTGACCGCACAGAAGAAGGTGCGGTCGGAGGATCAGTACTCACCGGGCGGTCGCACCGGCGCGCGCCCCAACCGCGCGACCATCGTCTATTCGAACCTGGTGCGTCAGGCGATGCCGGGCGTGCCGATCGTGATCGGCGGCATCGAGGCGTCGCTGCGGCGCATCGCGCACTTCGACTACTGGAGCGAGAAGGTCCGTCGCTCGATCCTGCTCGACGCGAAGGCCGACCTGCTGATCTTCGGCATGGGCGAGCGGCCGGTGTGGGAGGTCGCGGATCGCCTGCGCGACGGCGCGCGCATCGACGAGATCCGCGACGTGCGCGGCACCGCGTACGTGCTCGGCAAGGGCGAGTGGGAAGAGCTGCCGAAGAGCCGCTACACGCGCGACGGCAAGGTGCTCTTCCTGCCGAGCCACGAAGAGGTCGAGGGCGAGGGCGAGGAGAGCAAGCGCGCGTTCGCCGAGATGTCGCGCGCGTTCCAGCACGAGACGAACCCCGGCAACGGGCGCCGCATGGTGCAGCCCCACGGCGTGCAGGCGGTCTACTACAACCCGCCCGCCGAGCCGCTCGACACCGCGCTGATGGACGAGCTCTACGACCTTCCGTTCTCGCGCCGAGCGCACTGGTCGTACGAAGAGCCGATCCCCGCGTTCGAGACCGTGAAGCACTCGATCGTGACGATGCGAGGCTGCTTCGGTGGCTGCACCTTCTGCTCGATCACCGAGCACGAAGGGCGCGTCATCCAGTGGCGCTCGAGCGACTCGATCCTGCGCGAGGTGCGCGCCCTGCGGCGCATGGACGGCTTCCGCGGCGTGATCAGCGACGTGGGCGGGCCCACCGCGAACATGTACGCGATGAAGTGCAAGGACGAGACGATCGAGCGCTCGTGCCGTCGCCTCTCGTGCGTGCATCCGGGGGTCTGCGAGAACCTCGTCACCGATCATGCGCCGCTCGTCGATCTCCTGCGCAAGGTGCGCAAGGAGAAGGGCATCAAGAAGGTCTTCGTCGCGAGCGGCGTGCGCTACGACCTCGCGGAGCGCAGCCCCGAGTTCGTCGAGGAGCTCGCGCGTCACCACACCGGCGGACAGCTCAGCGTCGCGCCCGAGCACGTCGACGACGACGTGCTCGACAAGATGAAGAAGCCGGGCGCCGAGTCCTACGAGAAGTTCGCCGAGATGTTCGCGTGCGCGAGCGAGAACGCGGGCAAGGACCAGCACCTCGTCCCCTACTACATCAGCGGTCATCCGGGCTCGACGCTGCAGTCGATGATCGCGCTCGCGACGTACCTGAAGAAGCGCGGCATCCGCCCGCGCCAGGTGCAGGACTTCATCCCGACCCCGATGTCGATGGCGACCGCGATGTACTGGACGGGCCTCGACCCGTTCACGCGCGAGCCCGTGTACACGGCGAAGGATCTGCGCGACAAGCGCAAGCAGAAGGCGCTCTTGCTCTACTGGGATCCCCAGCACCACGACCTCGCGCGCGAGGCGCTGATCGAAGCGGGGCGCCGCGACCTGATCGGCGCCGACGCGCGCGCGCTGGTGCCGCCTGCGCACGGCAAGGGATCGCTCTCGATCCACGCGAAGAAGCGCGCCGCCGGTGGGCCGCGACCGCAGGGCAGGGTGGGCCGTCGCGGCGGTGGTGTGCCGCGACCGGGCGCGCCGCGCTGA
- the rimK gene encoding 30S ribosomal protein S6--L-glutamate ligase: MRIAILSRARGCYSTRRLREACLARGHETKVLDTLRFSMAVEQGQPELYYKERRLSRYDAVIPRVGASITFYGTAVVRQFEQMGVFTLNGSHAITVARDKLRALQVLSRHNVGFPATTFVRHRDDLLPAIDRLGGGPVVVKMLEGTQGMGVILADSRRVAQTIVETLQSARQNVLIQRFVAESRGRDVRAFVVGGRVVAAMRRIAQGDEFRSNVHRGGRTESIHLEPEYERTAIRAAQIMGLRVAGVDMLESKDGPLVLEINSSPGLQGIEAATKVDVAGAIVEHIEEQVLFPEVDLKQRLTLDKGYGVSEFPITPGSELAGRTLAEAKLQERDVRVLSVQRGSLVIPNPRGATRLYAGDVVLCFGKLIALKHLIPRDARRAPREPGAPEATES, encoded by the coding sequence ATGCGCATCGCCATCCTGTCCCGCGCGCGCGGCTGCTACAGCACGCGCCGCCTCCGCGAGGCGTGCCTCGCGCGGGGCCACGAGACGAAGGTGCTCGACACGCTTCGCTTCTCGATGGCCGTGGAGCAGGGCCAGCCCGAGCTCTACTACAAGGAGCGGCGTCTCTCGCGCTACGACGCGGTGATTCCGCGCGTCGGCGCGTCGATCACGTTCTACGGCACCGCGGTGGTGCGGCAGTTCGAGCAGATGGGCGTGTTCACGCTCAACGGCTCGCACGCGATCACCGTCGCGCGCGACAAGCTGCGCGCGCTCCAGGTGCTCTCGCGGCACAACGTCGGCTTCCCCGCGACGACGTTCGTGCGGCACCGCGACGACCTGCTGCCCGCGATCGATCGCCTCGGCGGCGGGCCCGTCGTGGTGAAGATGCTCGAGGGCACGCAGGGCATGGGCGTGATCCTCGCGGACAGCCGTCGCGTCGCGCAGACGATCGTCGAGACGCTGCAGAGCGCGCGGCAGAACGTGCTGATCCAGCGCTTCGTCGCGGAGAGCCGCGGGCGCGACGTGCGCGCGTTCGTGGTCGGGGGGCGCGTGGTCGCGGCGATGCGGCGCATCGCGCAGGGCGACGAGTTCCGCAGCAACGTGCACCGCGGCGGGCGCACCGAGTCGATCCACCTCGAGCCCGAGTACGAGCGCACCGCGATCCGCGCCGCGCAGATCATGGGCCTGCGCGTCGCGGGCGTGGACATGCTGGAGTCGAAGGACGGCCCGCTCGTCCTCGAGATCAACTCGTCGCCCGGCCTGCAGGGCATCGAGGCCGCGACGAAGGTCGACGTCGCGGGCGCGATCGTCGAGCACATCGAGGAGCAGGTCCTCTTCCCCGAGGTCGACCTCAAGCAGCGCCTCACGCTCGACAAGGGCTACGGCGTGAGCGAGTTCCCGATCACGCCGGGCAGCGAGCTCGCCGGGCGCACCCTCGCCGAGGCGAAGCTGCAGGAGCGCGACGTGCGCGTGCTCTCGGTGCAGCGAGGCAGCCTGGTGATCCCGAACCCGCGCGGCGCGACGCGGCTCTACGCGGGCGACGTGGTGCTCTGCTTCGGGAAGCTGATCGCGCTCAAGCACCTCATCCCGCGCGACGCGCGTCGCGCTCCGCGAGAGCCGGGCGCGCCGGAGGCGACGGAATCCTGA
- a CDS encoding RCC1 domain-containing protein: protein MLASALFTIACGRVGYDPLSTPFPFDAGDPSIDAGTPADGGDPDLDATIDPDAATLPPGTLSVSAGEDHTCAVRDGRVLCWGNGENGELGVASLVVTTAPEEVTLPALAAWVGAGSEHTCALTIAGETYCWGRNDLGQLGNNGSSSSISDVPTTPVVSLASPTDLDVGGRHSAAVRVTTRVVSWGDNSSGQLGDDTSAGSRFAPVDTRFNAIDVDAGDRHTCAIRMDRTLRCWGSNVYGQIGDGSGRDQNGPVVVPGMTSVTSVSAGGRHTCAITSDRGAFCWGAGDLGQLSDGEPPASTSGPTPVLDLPEPAVEISAGGLHTCARAASGAVYCWGDNSTGQLGDGSTTERHAPVLVTGLPAAASLSLGASHSCATTTDRRLFCWGNGADGRLGDGTTTMRTSPVEIDLP from the coding sequence GTGCTCGCGTCGGCGCTGTTCACCATCGCGTGTGGCCGCGTCGGGTACGACCCGCTCTCCACGCCGTTCCCGTTCGACGCCGGCGACCCGTCGATCGACGCCGGCACGCCGGCCGACGGGGGGGACCCCGACCTCGATGCGACCATCGATCCCGACGCCGCGACGCTCCCGCCCGGCACGCTGAGCGTGAGCGCCGGCGAGGATCACACCTGCGCGGTGCGCGACGGCCGCGTGCTCTGCTGGGGCAACGGCGAGAACGGCGAGCTCGGCGTCGCCTCGCTGGTGGTCACGACGGCGCCCGAAGAGGTCACCTTGCCCGCCCTCGCGGCGTGGGTCGGCGCCGGGAGCGAGCACACGTGCGCGCTGACGATCGCGGGCGAGACGTATTGCTGGGGCCGCAACGACCTCGGGCAGCTCGGCAACAACGGATCGTCATCGAGCATCAGCGACGTCCCCACGACGCCGGTGGTGTCGCTCGCGAGCCCGACCGATCTCGACGTCGGCGGCCGGCACTCGGCCGCGGTCAGGGTGACCACGCGCGTCGTGTCCTGGGGCGACAACAGCTCGGGCCAGCTCGGCGACGACACCAGCGCGGGCTCGCGCTTCGCACCGGTCGACACGCGCTTCAACGCGATCGACGTCGATGCGGGCGATCGGCATACATGTGCCATCCGCATGGATCGGACGCTGCGCTGCTGGGGGTCCAACGTCTACGGTCAGATCGGCGATGGCAGCGGGCGCGATCAGAACGGGCCCGTCGTCGTCCCCGGCATGACCTCGGTGACCTCGGTGTCGGCAGGCGGCCGCCACACCTGCGCGATCACCAGCGATCGCGGCGCGTTCTGCTGGGGCGCGGGCGACCTCGGACAGCTCAGCGACGGCGAGCCTCCCGCGAGCACGTCGGGGCCCACGCCGGTGCTCGATCTTCCCGAGCCTGCGGTGGAGATCTCCGCGGGTGGGCTCCACACCTGCGCGCGCGCCGCGAGCGGCGCGGTGTACTGCTGGGGCGACAACAGCACCGGCCAGCTCGGCGACGGCTCGACCACCGAGCGCCACGCGCCGGTCCTCGTGACCGGGCTCCCCGCCGCGGCATCGCTCTCCCTCGGCGCCTCGCACTCGTGCGCCACCACGACCGATCGTCGCCTCTTCTGCTGGGGCAACGGCGCGGACGGTCGCCTCGGGGACGGCACGACCACGATGCGCACGTCGCCGGTCGAGATCGATCTGCCGTGA